A window of Bradyrhizobium sp. AZCC 1719 genomic DNA:
ACGGTATTCCCCGGCATCGCCATTCTGGTTTCGGTGCTGGCGCTGAACCTGATCGGCGAAGGCCTCAACGACGCGCTCAACCCTCGCCTCGCCAAGGGAGGGCGCTGAGCATGACCGTCGTCGTCAAGAACCTGAAGCTGGCGCTGCCGCCGGGCGGCGACCGTGCCCACGCCGTGGACGACGTTTCGTTCGATCTCACCGCCGGAAAAATCCTCTGCGTGGTCGGTGAATCCGGCTCCGGCAAATCGATGTGCGCCCATGCGCTGATGGGACTGCTGCCGGATACGGTGACGGCGGAATCCGGAGAGATTCTGTTCGAGGGAAAGAACCTCTTGGCGCTCAGCCCGGCGGAATGGCTGGCGTTCCGCGGCCGCGGCATCGCGATGGTGTTCCAGGAGCCGATGACGGCACTCAATCCATTGATGCGCATCGGCGAGCAGATCGCCGAGATGTTCGAGGCGCATGGCCTATTGACGCCGAAGGAGCGGCAGCAGAAAGCCTTCGCCTTGATCCGCGAAGTCGGCCTGCCCGATCCTGAGCGCGCGGTGCGCGCCTATCCCCATCAACTGTCCGGCGGCCAGCGCCAGCGCGCGATGATCGCGATGGCGCTGGCGCTCGAGCCGGCCGTACTGGTCGCCGACGAGCCGACGACGGCGCTCGATGTCACGACGCAGGCGCAGATCCTCAAACTGATCCGCGACCTGCAGCGCCGCCGCAACATGGCGGTGATGTTCATCACCCACGATTTCGGCGTCGTCGCCGAGATTGCCGATCGCGTGGTCGTGCTTCAGCACGGCAAGGTCGTCGAGCAAGGCACTGCCGACGATGTGCTGCTCCGCGCGCAACATCCCTATACCCGTGCGCTGCTCGCCGCCGTTCCCACGCTGCAGCCGCCGCAGCGGGCGCTTCTGCTCGACCGCAGCAAGGCGGTGGAAGTGATCGGCCTCGGCAAAACCTATGTCAGCGGCGGCGGCTGGTTCCGCAGCGAGCGCCGCGTGCAGGCGGCCAAGGACGTCAGCTTCGACATTTTTCGCGGCGAGACGCTCGGCCTGGTCGGCGAATCCGGTTCGGGAAAATCGTCCGTCGCCCGGCTCGTGATGCGCCTGATCGAACCGGACGCCGGCACCGTGCGTATTGGCGACGTCGATCTCACCCGGATCGGCGGCAAGGCTTTGCGCGAGCAGCGCCGCCGCATCCAGATGGTGTTTCAGGATCCGTTCGCTTCCCTCAATCCGCGCCGCAAAGTCGGCAACATCATCACCGATGGGCCGATTGCGCATGGCGTCGATCCAGCGGTAGCGCGAAAACGCGCCGGCGAGTTGCTCAGCCTCGTCGGGCTCAATGCGGGCGCGATGGAACGATTTCCGCACGAATTCTCCGGCGGGCAGCGCCAGCGCATCGGAATTGCGCGGGCGCTCGCGCTCGACCCGGAAATCCTGGTCGCCGACGAGGCCGTTTCGGCTCTCGACGTCTCCGTTCAGGCGCAGGTCTTGGACCTCCTGGAAGATCTGAAGGCCCGCCTTGGCCTGTCGATGCTGTTCATTACTCACGACCTGCGCGGGGCCGCGCAGATCTGCGACCGCATCGCCGTGATGCAGCAAGGCGCGATCGTCGAGCTCAAATCCGCATCGCTCCTGTTCGCGGCCCCCGAGCACGCCTACACGCGCGAGCTGCTTTCCGCGGTACCCGGGCAAACGTCGTCTTCCAAGGCCGCATGAACAAGGCCGCTTGAACGATGCGTTGTGTTCTCGTCAGCAAGAGCCTCGATCTCCGCTGCTATCTCGGCCCGCAATTCATGCGCGCCGCAGAACGCATCGAAATCGTCAGCCACCCCCACGATGGTTCGGCAACGGACGTGCGGCTGGCGGTGGCCTGGCATCCGCCCGACGACGCCTTCGAGCGCTACCCCAACCTGCAGGCGGTGTGCTCGATCGGCGCCGGCGTCGACAACATTTTGGCGTGTCCCAGCCTGCGGCCCGACGTGGACGTGATCCGTGTCGTCGATCCGGCGCAGGCGCAGATGATGTCGGGCTTTGTTGCCTGGCACGTGATCGGCCATCAGCGGCGCTTTGCAACCTATCAGGCACAGCAGCGTGAGGAACGCTGGCAGCGTCTCGGCCAGCGCCGGGCGCAGGACGTGGCGGTCGGCATTTTGGGTTTTGGCGAAATCGGCCGCCGCGTCGCCGCCGACCTCGCTTTGCTCGGTTTTCCGGTGATGGCGTGGAGCCGGACTGCGAAGCCGACGCCGCAGGGCGTGCGCAGCTTCCAAGGCGCCGCGGGCCTCGATGCCATGCTCGGCCAGACGGAGGTTCTCGTAAACCTGCTGCCGCTGACGCCGGAGACAAAAGGCATTCTCAACCGCAAGACATTCGCCCGAATGTATCGCGGCGGCTACCTGATCCAGGTCGGACGCGGCGAGCATCTGGTCGAAGCCGACCTGCTCGCTGCGCTGAAGGACGGGCAATTGGCCGGCGCTGCGCTCGACGTCTTCGCAACCGAGCCACTGGCGCCGCGCCATCCGTTCTGGCGGCATCCCCGCATCGTCGTCACACCGCACGATGCCTGCGAGGTGAGCGTGGAAGCGATCGGCGCGACGTTTCGCGCGACGGCGGAAGCGATACGGGCCGGCCGCCGGCCGCCGCACTCCATCGATCGCGAACGGGGCTATTGAGGACCTGTTCGTCCAGCGCCTCGATCGGGCGCTGACAGCGTTAGACGTGATTTCGGAGCAGCAAAGGACGCCCGCGCCTCAAGCGCCGGCGGACGGCAGGCTGGCGGCGGCAATGGCCACGATCTGTGAAAGCCGGCGCCCGATCCGGGAGGACGCCCTGCTCAGCAATGAACGAACCTGTCGCATCTCTTCGTCTTTCCCTGTGCGCCGGGGGCAAGGCGCACAGGGAAAATGGTCCCAAGCGGCAAACCAGTCGAGACGTCAGGGAAAATAGCAATGCCCGCTTCGTCCGGAGGCCGTCCGGCAGTGGAATTATTGCCGCGATCGACCCGCCGGCGGATGAAATTTTCTCCCCGTATTCTGACGTCAGAGCCCGGTGATTCCGCTATCGACCGCCAGCGCAGCCTCTGGCGCCCCGAGAAACCGTCGCAGCGACGCCAGAACCACATCGAGCCGGTCATGGTGCAACCAGTGCCCGGCGCCCGCGATCTTCTCCAGTTCGGCGCTCTTGAAGTGCGCGAGCAGGCCGGCGGCTTCGGGATCGGACAAAAAGCTTTCGTCGCCCCACATCAACAGCGTTGGACAGGTGATGCGCGTCCACAAGGCAACGTAGTCCTCCGGCGACAGCCGGTATGGCGCCCGCGCCCGCTGATAATGATCGAACTTCCAGCGATAGAGTCCGTCGGCGCCTTTCCGAACGCCATAGCTGGCAAGATGGAGCGCCAACGCCGATGTCAGCCGCTTGTTGCGCGTCGACAACCGCTTCGCCGCCTCCTCGATCGTCCGGAACGTGCTCTCTTGATGCTCCGAGATGCGGTCGAGCTGGTCGATCCAGCGCGACATCTGCTCGTGAATCGGCGCAGGCTGCGAGCCCGACAGGAAAGCGCCATCCAGCACGATGAGGCGCGAAACCTTTTCCGGATAGGTGCCGGCATAGGCCAATGCGACCATGCCGCCCATCGAATGACCGACAAACGCCGCGTCCTGCAGCCCCGCAAACTGCATCAGCCGGGTCATGTCATAGACGTTGTCCGTCAGGCTGTAGCTGCTTCCTTTCGCCCATTCGGAATCACCGTGGCCGCGCAGGTCCGGCGCCATGATATGGAAATGCGGCTGCAATTCGCGCGCGATCGCATCCCAATTGCGGCAATGATCGAGCCCGCCATGGACCAGGATCAGAGGCGGCGCGGATTCATTGCCCCAGTCGACATAATGCAACTGTAGCCCCTGGGACTCGTAAAAGCGGTCTTCCGGCTCGGCCATCGTGGATCGTCCCTCGCGGAGGTGATGGCCTATTTCGGCGCAAATCCGAACGTCCGCTCGAAGCGCTTGGCGTAGTCGGGCCACACCTCGGGATTGACGATGCGCGGCGGCCGCTTGCCGTCGAGCGCATCGAGAATTTGTTCGGCGGCGATCCGGCCCATGTTGATGCGCGCTTCCCTGGTCACGCCGGCCGTGTGCGGGCTCGCCAGCACATTGTCGAACTGCAGCAGCGGGTGCTCCGGCGGGGGCGGCTCCTTGTCCCAGACGTCGAGGCCGGCTCCAGCAATGCGTTTGTCGCGCAACGCCTCGTACAGCGCCTCCTCATCGTGAATGAAGCCGCGCGCCGTGGTGATGAAGAAGGCGTGCGGTTGCATCAGCGCGAACTCGCGGGCGCCGATCATGCGGCGATTGTCCTTGGTCAGGGGACAGGAGATAGAGACGAAATCCGAGCGGCGCATCAGATCGTGAAGCTCGACCTTTTCGCCACCGCGGGCGGCGATTTCTTCCGCGGTCAGATAGGGATCGTAAGCGATCACCTTCATATGCAAAAGGCCGTTGCAGAGCTCGGCGATACGGCGGCCGACATTGCCGATCCCGACGATGCCCACCGTCTTGCCCTGCACTTCGTTGCCGATCAGCGCGTTCCGATTGACATTGGCCTGGCGGCGCAGCGCGCGGTCGGATTCGAGGATGCGCTTGGACAGCGTCAGCATCATCCCCAGCGCATGTTCGGCGACCGAATTGGCGTTGCCGCCGGACTGGTTGACGACGAGCACGCCGGCCGCTGTGCAGGCGTCAACGTCGACGGGATCGAAGCCCGCGCCGTTCGAGGAGACGATCAGGAGGTTCGGCGCCCGCCGCAACAAATCCTGGTCGACATGGAAATGCCTGGCGATTTCGTCGCGCGCCGCTCCGACCTGATAGGCATGTGCCGCCGACAATATCGGCGCTGCGATGGCATCCGGGGTTTCGTTCTCAAGCCGATCGAGCCGCACGTCGGCGCGGGCTCTCAGGATATCGATATAGATCTCGTGGGCGAGATATTTGACGTAGAACACGCGCTTGTTGTTGACGGTCATGTTTCTTGGCAACTTTCAGTTCGGGAAACCGTAGAGTTTGGCGGGATTGGCGACGAGGATGCGGTGCTGCGTCGCCATATCAGGCGTCCACGTCTGAAACAACTCGAGCAGATGCCCGGCGTCGGGCATTTCGCCCTCGACACGCGGATGCGGCCAGTCGCCGCCCCACACCAGCCGCTCCGGATTGGCCTTCACCAGCGCTTCATGAAACGGCCGCGCATCGGGGTAATCAGGCGCGTTCTGGCTGAGGCGATGCGCGCCCGACAGCTTGGCCCAGCACCAGCCTTCGCCGACGCAGCGAAGCAAACTCTGAAAACCTTCGGTGCCGGTACCGGCGCGGGCGTCGGTGCGGCCCATATGGTCGATCACGACCGGCAGCCGCAGCGTTTTCAGTAGCGGTATCGTCTGCGGCAAATCCTTGACGTCGATCCACAACTGCAGATGCCAGCCGAGTTCGGCCATGAGCGGCGCAAGTTTCTCCGCTTCGCTCAACGGAACGCCGCCGCGATAATGCAACTGCCCACCGCGAAAGAAGTGATTGAAGCGCAAGCCACGGACGCCCAGCGCATTCCACGCGCGCAGATCGCCTGGCGATATTTCGGCGTCGGCCACCGCGACGCCGCGCAGGCGCTGCGGTTGCCGCTTCAGCGCGTCGAGCATCGCCGAATTGTCGCGGCCGTGCGCACTGCCCTGCACCAGCACGCCGCGCGCAAAGCCGATCGCATCGAGCATGCCGAGGTATTTTTCCAGCGGCGCGTCCGGCGGCGTGTAGCTGCGATCGTCCGCATAGGGGAAACGATCCGCCGGTCCGAACACATGGGCGTGCGTGTCGCAGGCGCCTGGCGGCAACGGCACGCGCGGACGGGTGACTTCGCGTGGCGGCAGGCAGGCGGGAATTATTGGAGGCGCCACGGTGTTATTCCGCTTTCATTCCGGCGGCCTTGATGATCGGCCCCCATTTCTCGTAGTCGGCACGGATTTTGGCGTCGAATTGTTGCGGCGTACTGCCGATCGGCTGGGCGCCGAGCTTGGCCAGCCGCTGCTTGACGGCGTCCGTATTCAGCGCCGCGACGAAATCCTGCGAGAGTTTGGCCAGCACATCGGATGGCATTCCGGCCGGTCCGAGCAGGCCCCACCAGACGCCGGTGTCATAGCCCGGCACAGTCTCGGACATCGCGGGTACGTCAGGCAGGAACGGCGCGCGGGCAGCCGTGGTAACCGCGAGCGCGCGAAGCGTGCCGGCCTGGAGCTGTCCGACCGATTCCGGACCGTTGTTGAACGACATCGGAACCTGTCCGCCGAGCAGATCATTGATCGCAGGCGCGCCGCCCTTGTAGGGGATGGCGGTGAGATCGACCTTGGCCAGGTTTTTCAAGAGCTCGCCGGCGAGATGCGTCGACGTACCGTTACCGGCATGCGCAAACGACAGGCTTCCAGGTTTGGCTTTTGCCGCCGCTATCATCTCGGCCAGCGTCTTAAAGGGAGAGTCCGCTCTCACCAGCAGGATATTGGGTGACGACGCCAGCAGCGAGATCGGCGTGAAATCCTTGAACGTGTCATAGGGGATCTTGGAATACAGGAACGGATTGGTGGCGTGGCCGCTCGCCACCATGATCAGGGTGTAACCATCAGGCGGAGCGGTTGCGACCGCCTGCGAGGCAATCACGCCACCGGCACCCGGACGGTTCTCCACCACAACCGACTGCCCCCATTGCTTGGAGACGACATCGCCAAGCGTGCGCGTCAGGACATCGACGCCGCCACCGGCGGGATAAGGCACGAAAACATGCACGGGCCTGGACGGAAACGTCTGGGCGAATGCGCCGCCGCATACGACATGCATGGCCGCCGCAACAGCAGCGATCCGGAACCACCTGCCCATAGCGTCCCCTCCCGATATTTTTCTTACTTATCTCACATCGTCGCATGCCGAGTGTAGCGCCGCGCGGCGCAGAGCCGGATACGATCGGGACATGTTGACAATCCCGCCGATGACGTCAAGTTTCGCCGCTCCAGGGATGAGCGCGAACGAAAGACGTCGCGGGCTAAGGAGACTAAAATGGCGGTAGCAGAGGAAAAAACCTCGCCCGAAACCTCTGAGAAGAGCTGGCACGGTATCGTGCTGCAATCCCTCAAGCGCAACGATATCCGCCTCGTCCCCTACGTGCCCGACCGTGTCCTGACGACGCTGATCAAGAACCTGCACGCCGATCCCTTCTTCACGACCTTCCCCGCGGCACGCGAAGAGGAAGCGGTCGGCATCGTCTCCGGCGCCTGGATGGGCGGCATGCGCGGCGCGGTGCTGATGCAGACTTCGGGATTCGCCACTCTGGCAAACGTGCTGGCGTCGCTGGCGATCCCCTATCAGATCCCGCTGATCATGTTCGTGTCCGAACGCGGCACGCTCGGCGAATTCAACTACGGCCAGTCGCTGGTGTGCCGCACCATGCGGCCGGTGCTGGACTCCCTTGCGATGGAGCATCACACCGCGACAAGGCTCGACGAGTTCGAATTCATCGTTGACCGCTCCATCAAGCAGGCCATCAGCACACAGGCGCCGGTGGCGCTGATCCTCTCGCCGCTTCTGACCGGCGGCAAAGTCTTCGACAAGTGAGCGACTCATGAACAGCGCCAACGATACCCCTGCCCGCAATACCAAGGTCATGAACCGCTTCGACCTCACCTCGCGGCTGATTGCGAAGTTGAAGAACGAGGAAGCCGTGATCGGCGGCATCGGCAACACCAATTTCGACCTGTGGGCCGCCGGCCACCGGCCGCAGAATTTCTACATGCTCGGCAGCATGGGTCTCGCCTTCCCGATCGCGCTCGGCGTCGCGCTCGCGCAACCGAATCGACGCGTGTTCGCGCTGGAGGGGGACGGCTCGCTGTTGATGCAACTGGGATCGCTCTCGACGATCGCGACATTGGCGCCCAAAAATCTCACCATGATCGTGATGGACAACGGCATCTACCAGATCACCGGCGCACAACCGACGCCGGGTGCCGCCGTGGCCGACATCGTCGCCATCGCGGTCGCGAGCGGCCTCGCCAACAGCGCCTGGGCGGCGGACGAGGAGGACTTCGAGCGCCTGATCGAGCAGTCCATGTCGGCCGCGGGCCCGGCGCTGATCGGCGTGCGCATCGACGACAAGCCAGGCGTCGGCACCACCCGCCGCGATCCCGTACAGATCCGGGAGCGCTTCATGCACGGTATGGGCGTACGGGAGCCGCTCTGAGGGGCGATTAACCACAGACATCGCCAATGCCGTGTGCATGGGATGGCCGGCACGGAAATCGTGCTATGCCATTCCGATGACGATCATCCTTCGACTATTCGCCTGGGGCCTTGCCGCGGCAATCGCCTTCGCAACACTCGGTCCGGCGGAACAACGGCCGCATTCAAACCTCGGGCAGAACGGGGAGCATGCGCTTGCCTTTGTGCTGCTCGGACTCGCCTTCGGATTAGCCCACACGCGCAACCGGTTGCACACGGCGGCCTTCGTCATCGCTTACACCGGCCTGGTCGAGATCCTGCAGCTCTGGGCGCCTGGCCGGCACGCCCGCCTGGAAGACTTTGTGGTCGACGCGCTGGCGGCATCCGTCGGGCTTGCGGCTAGTATGGTTCTCGACTGGAAGATCAGGCGATCGCGCCATAGCGCATCCTGACAAGAAAAATCCTCGCGGGACGATCGCCCGCGAGGATGGCTCAGTAAGAGCTGCGTTCTTTAGTCGAGGATCCTGACGATCCTGCGCGTGCGCGGCTCCACGATCACGCGGCGATCGTTGACCACCGCATAGCGGTATTCGGTGTATCGCGGCACCGGACGCAGTTGGACGGTCGGCGGCAGCGGCTCGCCCACCACCACCTGCTCACGAACCACGACAGAACGGTCTCGCGGGACCGAATTGATCACGGCGTTCGGAATTTCCACGGCCGCGCCGAGCGCAGCACCCACCGTGCCGCCGACGATCGCGCCGACCGGGCCACCGACTTCAGCGCCCGCGGCGGCGCCGTCCGCGGCGCCTTGCGCGGTTGTCGATTGAGCGAATGCCGCGCCAGAGGTCAGCAACGAAGCCGCAATCAGTGAAACGGCCAAACGACTATTCATCACATTCTCCAGTAAATTGATGACGCGTCTCAACCACCGGAGGCGTGAGAAGGTTCCGGTTCCAATGCGGCAGCAAAAAGGGCCGCGCCGAAATTTCGGCGCGGTTCCAGTCACAGGGAGAAACAGAGATCAGGCTTGCGCGATTTCGTGGCTTGCCATCATTTCCAGCGCGCGCACCATTCCCGAATGGTCCCATGCCTTGCCGCCATGCGCGGTGCAGGCGCTGAACAATTGCTGGGCTAGCGCCGTGCTCGGCAAGGAAAGGCCAAGCGCTCGCGCGCCCTCCAGCGCCAGGTTGAGATCCTTCTGGTGCAGCTCGATACGAAAGCCCGGATCGAAGTTGCGCTTCACCATGCGCTCGCCATGCACCTCGAGAATTCGTGACGATGCGAAGCCGCCCATCAGCGCCTTGCGCACCAGCGCCGGATCCGCGCCGGCCTTCGATGCAAACAATAGCGCCTCGCCGACCGCCTCGATCGTCAGCGCGACGACGATCTGGTTGGCGACCTTGGTGGTCTGCCCGTCGCCATTGGCGCCGACGAGGGTGACGTTCTTGCCCATCTTGTCGAACACCGGCTTCATCGCGTTGAACGCGCGCTCCGGTCCGCCGACCATGATGGTGAGGCTCGCCGCCTTGGCGCCCACCTCGCCACCGGAGACTGGTGCGTCGAGATAATCGGCGCCGAGCGCCTCCACCTTCTTGGCAAACTCCTTGGTGGCGAGCGGCGAGATCGAACTCATGTCGACAACGATCTGCCCCTTGGAGAGCCCCTCGGCGACGCCGCCCGGCCCGAACAGGACCGCCTCCACATGCGGCGTATCAGGCACCATGATAATGACAACGTCGGCCTTCTCGGCGACTTCCTTGCCCGATTTGCAGACCTCGCCGCCTGCTGCAACAAGCTCTGGTGCAATGGGTCCGACATCGTGCAGGAACAGGCGATGGCCGGCGGCCTGGAGATGGCCCGCCATCGGGCGCCCCATGGTGCCGAGGCCGATAAAGCCGATATCGATCATTTCAACTCCCCTTACTTCGTTTCTTGTTTAGGTATCGGCCGTCAGCGCCGCGTGCCAACCAAGGCCCTCGACCGTCGTCGTCCTCGGCTTGTATTCGCAGCCGATCCAGCCGCGATAACCAATAGCGTCGAGATGGCGGAACAGGAAGGGATAGTTGATCTCGCCGGTGCCCGGTTCATTGCGGCCGGGATTATCGGCGAGTTGCACATGGGCGATGCGCGGCAGATGCTTTTGCAGGCTTCGCGCGATGTCGCCTTCCATCACCTGCATGTGGTAGATGTCGTATTGCACGAACAGATTGCTCGAGCGCACATCGGCCATGAGCTGAAGCGCCTGTGCGGTCTTGTTCAGGAAAAAGCCGGGGATGTCGATGGTGTTGATCGGCTCGATCAGGAGTTTGATCTCCTGCTTGGCGAGCGCATCCGCCGCAAAGCGCAGATTGCCGATCAATGTCTCGTTGAGATCGGTCGCATCAGCATCGTCAGGCGTGATGCCGACCAGGCAATTGAGCTGGCGGCAATCGAGCGCCTTGGCGTAATCGATGGCGCGTCCGACGCCGTCGCGAAATTCGTCGACGCGATCAGGCAGGATGGCGATGCCGCGCTCGCCGGCTGCCCAGTTGCCGGCGGGGAGATTGTGCAGCACCTGGGTCAGGCCGTGCTGGTGCAACTGCTCGCGCAGATCGGCCTTCTCGAAATCATACGGGAATAGATATTCGACCCCGTTGAATCCTGCCGCCTTGGCGGCCGCAAAGCGATCGAGGAACGGCTGCTCGCCGAACAGCATGGTGAGATTGGCGGCAAATTTCGGCACGATTCATTCTCCTCGCGTTAAACTAGCCTTAGTGCGTCATAAGTCCCTCATGGTGAGGAGCGCGAAGCGCGTCTCGAACCATGAGGCCCGTCTGTGGCCTACATCCTTCGAGACGCCCGCTCTGCGGGCTCCTCAGGATGAGGGGATGAGCAGCTATGACGCAGTGGAACTATGCCGGCAGCAGCTTGCCGGCTTGCGGCGCGCTCGGTTTGGCCGGCGTGTCGTCCAGCGGCAGATCGAGCACTTCCTCGAATTCGACGATGTTGTCGATCTCGGTGCCCATCGAGATGTTGGTGACCCGCTCGAGAATGAACTCGACCACGACAGGCACCTTGAATTCCGCCATCCATTCGCGTGCGGTGGCGAACGCCGCCTGCGCATGGTTCGGATCGGTGACGCGGATCGCCTTGCAGCCGAGCCCCTCGGCGACCGTGACATGGTCCACGCCATAGACCCCGATCTCGGGTGCGTTGATGTTCTCGAAGGAAAGCTGGACGTGATAGTCCATGTCGAACCCGCGCTGCGCCTGGCGGATCAGCCCGAGATAGGAGTTGTTCACGACGACGTGGATGTAGGGCAGCTTGAACTGCGCGCCTACCGCAAGCTCCTCGATCAGGAACTGGAAATCGTAATCGCCCGACAGCGCGACGATCTGGCGCGACGGATCGGCCGCACGCACGCCCAGCGCCGCCGGCAATGTCCAGCCGAGCGGGCCGGCCTGCCCCGCATTGATCCAGTTGCGCGGGCCGTAGACACCGAGGAATTGCGCGCCGGCGATCTGCGACAATCCGATCACGCTGACGTAGCAGGTATCGCGTCCGAACGCCTTGCTCATCTCCTCATAGACACGCTGCGGCTTGATCGGCATGTCGTCGAAATGGCTCCTGCGCAGCATCGTGCGCTTGCGGTCCTGGCATGCCGCCGGCCATGCCTGCCGCTCCCTCAGCTTACCGGCCTTGCGCCACTCTCTGGCGACCGAGACGAACAATTCCAGCGCCGCCTTGGCGTCGGAGACGATGCCGAAATCGGGATTGAACACGCGTCCGATCTGCGTCGGCTCGATATCGACATGCACAAATTTGCGGCCCTTGGTGTAGGTCTCGATCGAGCCGGTGTGCCGGTTGGCCCAGCGGTTGCCGATGCCGAGCACGAAGTCGGACTGCAGCATGGTCGCGTTGCCGTAGCGGTGGCTGGTCTGCAAGCCGACCATGCCTGCCATCAGCACGTGATCGTCGGGAATAGCGCCCCACCCCATCAGCGTCGGCACCACCGGAACGTTGACCGTCTCGGCGAACTGGACCAGCAGCTCGGACGCGTCGGCATTGATGACGCCGCCGCCCGCCACGATCAGCGGCCGCTCCGCCGCATTGAGCATCTCAAGCGCCTTCTCGATCTGCTTGCGGGTCGCCGTGGGCTTGTAGACCGGCAGCGGCTCATAGGTCTCGTCGTCGAATTCGATCTCCGCAAGCTGCACGTCTAGCGGCAGGTCGATCAGCACCGGCCCCGGACGCCCGGAACGCATGATGTGAAACGCCTGGCTGAACACGCGCGGCACCAGCGCCGGCTCGCGCACGGTGACCGCCCATTTCGTCACCGGCTTGGCAATCGATTCGATATCGATTGCCTGAAAGTCTTCCTTGTAGAGCCGCGCCCGCGGCGCCTGCCCGGTGATGCACAGGATCGGGATCGAATCCGCGATCGCCGAATAAAGCCCGGTGATCATGTCGGTGCCGGCCGGACCCGAGGTACCGATGCAGACGCCGATATTGCCCGCCTTGGCGCGGGTATAACCCTCGGCCATGTGCGAAGCGCCCTCGACATGGCGCGCCAGGATGTGCCCGATCGAGCCGCGCTTCTTCAGCGCGGAGTAAAGCGGATTGATCGCGGCGCCCGGAACGCCGAAGGCGATGGTCACGCCTTCCTTCTCCAGGATCCGCACAGCTGCATCGATCGCCCGCATCTTCGCCATGTCGCGCCTCGCTCAAACAGTGTTGGCTCTGGCGGCGATCTTCGTGGCGACGAGACGCAATCTCAACGCGGGCGATTTTATTTCCCGCGGAGTGGGAGGGAGTTAGAAAATACGCGACAAATCAGGCGCTTGGTTCACGAACGTGGTGGAAAGCCTGTGAGGCCGCCGTTGCGAGAAGGATTTACGTCCGGAACTCAGTCCAGATTCTTCCGCTTCAACTTCATTTGCA
This region includes:
- a CDS encoding amidohydrolase family protein yields the protein MAPPIIPACLPPREVTRPRVPLPPGACDTHAHVFGPADRFPYADDRSYTPPDAPLEKYLGMLDAIGFARGVLVQGSAHGRDNSAMLDALKRQPQRLRGVAVADAEISPGDLRAWNALGVRGLRFNHFFRGGQLHYRGGVPLSEAEKLAPLMAELGWHLQLWIDVKDLPQTIPLLKTLRLPVVIDHMGRTDARAGTGTEGFQSLLRCVGEGWCWAKLSGAHRLSQNAPDYPDARPFHEALVKANPERLVWGGDWPHPRVEGEMPDAGHLLELFQTWTPDMATQHRILVANPAKLYGFPN
- a CDS encoding ABC transporter ATP-binding protein, with amino-acid sequence MTVVVKNLKLALPPGGDRAHAVDDVSFDLTAGKILCVVGESGSGKSMCAHALMGLLPDTVTAESGEILFEGKNLLALSPAEWLAFRGRGIAMVFQEPMTALNPLMRIGEQIAEMFEAHGLLTPKERQQKAFALIREVGLPDPERAVRAYPHQLSGGQRQRAMIAMALALEPAVLVADEPTTALDVTTQAQILKLIRDLQRRRNMAVMFITHDFGVVAEIADRVVVLQHGKVVEQGTADDVLLRAQHPYTRALLAAVPTLQPPQRALLLDRSKAVEVIGLGKTYVSGGGWFRSERRVQAAKDVSFDIFRGETLGLVGESGSGKSSVARLVMRLIEPDAGTVRIGDVDLTRIGGKALREQRRRIQMVFQDPFASLNPRRKVGNIITDGPIAHGVDPAVARKRAGELLSLVGLNAGAMERFPHEFSGGQRQRIGIARALALDPEILVADEAVSALDVSVQAQVLDLLEDLKARLGLSMLFITHDLRGAAQICDRIAVMQQGAIVELKSASLLFAAPEHAYTRELLSAVPGQTSSSKAA
- a CDS encoding Bug family tripartite tricarboxylate transporter substrate binding protein; protein product: MGRWFRIAAVAAAMHVVCGGAFAQTFPSRPVHVFVPYPAGGGVDVLTRTLGDVVSKQWGQSVVVENRPGAGGVIASQAVATAPPDGYTLIMVASGHATNPFLYSKIPYDTFKDFTPISLLASSPNILLVRADSPFKTLAEMIAAAKAKPGSLSFAHAGNGTSTHLAGELLKNLAKVDLTAIPYKGGAPAINDLLGGQVPMSFNNGPESVGQLQAGTLRALAVTTAARAPFLPDVPAMSETVPGYDTGVWWGLLGPAGMPSDVLAKLSQDFVAALNTDAVKQRLAKLGAQPIGSTPQQFDAKIRADYEKWGPIIKAAGMKAE
- a CDS encoding alpha/beta fold hydrolase; protein product: MAEPEDRFYESQGLQLHYVDWGNESAPPLILVHGGLDHCRNWDAIARELQPHFHIMAPDLRGHGDSEWAKGSSYSLTDNVYDMTRLMQFAGLQDAAFVGHSMGGMVALAYAGTYPEKVSRLIVLDGAFLSGSQPAPIHEQMSRWIDQLDRISEHQESTFRTIEEAAKRLSTRNKRLTSALALHLASYGVRKGADGLYRWKFDHYQRARAPYRLSPEDYVALWTRITCPTLLMWGDESFLSDPEAAGLLAHFKSAELEKIAGAGHWLHHDRLDVVLASLRRFLGAPEAALAVDSGITGL
- a CDS encoding hydroxyacid dehydrogenase; the encoded protein is MTVNNKRVFYVKYLAHEIYIDILRARADVRLDRLENETPDAIAAPILSAAHAYQVGAARDEIARHFHVDQDLLRRAPNLLIVSSNGAGFDPVDVDACTAAGVLVVNQSGGNANSVAEHALGMMLTLSKRILESDRALRRQANVNRNALIGNEVQGKTVGIVGIGNVGRRIAELCNGLLHMKVIAYDPYLTAEEIAARGGEKVELHDLMRRSDFVSISCPLTKDNRRMIGAREFALMQPHAFFITTARGFIHDEEALYEALRDKRIAGAGLDVWDKEPPPPEHPLLQFDNVLASPHTAGVTREARINMGRIAAEQILDALDGKRPPRIVNPEVWPDYAKRFERTFGFAPK
- a CDS encoding 2-hydroxyacid dehydrogenase, encoding MRCVLVSKSLDLRCYLGPQFMRAAERIEIVSHPHDGSATDVRLAVAWHPPDDAFERYPNLQAVCSIGAGVDNILACPSLRPDVDVIRVVDPAQAQMMSGFVAWHVIGHQRRFATYQAQQREERWQRLGQRRAQDVAVGILGFGEIGRRVAADLALLGFPVMAWSRTAKPTPQGVRSFQGAAGLDAMLGQTEVLVNLLPLTPETKGILNRKTFARMYRGGYLIQVGRGEHLVEADLLAALKDGQLAGAALDVFATEPLAPRHPFWRHPRIVVTPHDACEVSVEAIGATFRATAEAIRAGRRPPHSIDRERGY
- a CDS encoding decarboxylase; this translates as MAVAEEKTSPETSEKSWHGIVLQSLKRNDIRLVPYVPDRVLTTLIKNLHADPFFTTFPAAREEEAVGIVSGAWMGGMRGAVLMQTSGFATLANVLASLAIPYQIPLIMFVSERGTLGEFNYGQSLVCRTMRPVLDSLAMEHHTATRLDEFEFIVDRSIKQAISTQAPVALILSPLLTGGKVFDK